One Alicyclobacillus acidoterrestris DNA window includes the following coding sequences:
- a CDS encoding aldo/keto reductase, with translation MKYTQLGNTGVDISVLGLGGHEYLPDGRSRGFNEDLRLATTPGYIFEGFGGEKRLQVLQAAYDLGINFFDVTMDSEKEALGRNLKQLPPPYEIFVQTRPEGMVYTYDENNVKMAQLETLRDEAARILKLLKRDAIDFFNIAPMKSAFDNDPEYLDKIGYNLSVLKREGYIRFACADTFSGEDTYVKMIESGHFDVVYINFNFGDDKALHKVLPLVKEKRLGVIVREAYMKGELFQMTQEAGIQDTSLVADAALKWCLSHDVVNTVMYGTESVDYLQNAARVLSQGTLTDADRDILNKIRGTERFKQFESKKTAEFLGD, from the coding sequence ATGAAATATACACAACTCGGCAACACTGGAGTGGATATTTCTGTTTTGGGTTTGGGTGGTCATGAGTATCTTCCCGATGGGAGATCTCGAGGTTTTAACGAGGATTTACGATTGGCGACGACGCCTGGGTATATTTTTGAAGGGTTTGGTGGAGAAAAGCGCCTTCAGGTGTTACAAGCGGCGTACGACCTTGGCATTAACTTCTTTGATGTAACCATGGATTCTGAGAAAGAGGCTTTAGGAAGGAATCTAAAGCAACTTCCGCCCCCGTATGAGATTTTTGTTCAAACGCGGCCTGAGGGGATGGTTTACACTTATGACGAAAACAACGTCAAGATGGCACAGCTTGAGACGTTGCGCGATGAAGCAGCCCGGATTTTGAAACTACTGAAACGAGATGCAATCGACTTTTTCAATATCGCGCCGATGAAGAGCGCCTTTGATAACGATCCGGAATATCTCGATAAGATTGGTTACAACCTGAGTGTATTGAAACGCGAAGGGTACATTCGTTTTGCCTGCGCGGATACGTTTTCTGGGGAAGACACGTATGTCAAGATGATTGAATCAGGTCATTTTGACGTGGTGTATATCAATTTTAACTTCGGTGACGATAAGGCGTTGCACAAGGTTCTTCCGCTTGTGAAGGAAAAACGCTTAGGCGTGATTGTGAGAGAGGCCTACATGAAGGGCGAATTATTTCAAATGACGCAAGAAGCTGGGATTCAAGATACGTCTCTTGTGGCAGATGCCGCACTGAAATGGTGTTTATCCCATGACGTCGTCAACACCGTCATGTATGGGACGGAATCTGTTGATTATCTGCAAAATGCTGCGCGTGTGCTGAGTCAAGGTACGTTGACGGACGCAGATAGGGATATTCTCAATAAAATCAGGGGGACGGAGCGGTTTAAACAGTTTGAATCCAAGAAAACAGCTGAATTTCTTGGCGATTAG
- a CDS encoding aldehyde dehydrogenase family protein gives MESQNWIGGNWYTPSAGEMTVYNPSETSEIVGTVHLSSNEDMMEAGVAAKAALQQWATRTPGERAAFLDKAASLLEQNLEEIAHVASSEMGKPISEMKGEVMRGVNLLKYYAAEGVRAHGSVIPASQSSVLQYTKRVPLGVAGLITPWNFPVAIPIWKIAPALICGNTIIWKPAEIASLSATYVAKIFAQAGLPDGVLNLVIGEGHTVGNTLVEQVDVDVISFTGSTKTGMHVASIAAQRNIKYQTEMGGKNAAVVLADADLKLATSAILSGAFRSAGQKCTATSRVIVEESIYNPLIDELRRQLADVYTGSALDPKSYLGPVASKAQYEKVQSFINLAHTEAQIVAEGALQLDPSSGYYVAPSIVEGVPTSHALVQEEIFGPLITLLKATDFEEAVSLCNQTVYGLSASVFTNDIQKGFRFLDEAEAGMVRINLESAGVEYQAPFGGMKRSSSHSREQGQAALDFYSQLKTCAVYYG, from the coding sequence ATGGAATCGCAAAATTGGATTGGTGGTAACTGGTATACGCCAAGCGCCGGGGAAATGACCGTCTACAACCCCTCAGAAACGAGTGAAATTGTAGGTACTGTCCATCTGTCGTCAAACGAAGACATGATGGAGGCTGGCGTCGCGGCAAAAGCTGCATTGCAGCAATGGGCGACACGCACACCGGGTGAACGAGCGGCGTTTCTTGATAAGGCTGCAAGTCTGTTAGAACAAAACTTAGAAGAGATTGCCCACGTGGCCAGCAGTGAAATGGGCAAGCCCATCTCAGAAATGAAAGGGGAAGTCATGCGCGGCGTCAATCTCCTCAAGTACTACGCCGCGGAAGGCGTTCGAGCACACGGCAGTGTCATTCCAGCCAGCCAGTCGAGCGTCCTTCAATATACAAAACGCGTGCCGCTCGGCGTCGCAGGCTTGATTACCCCTTGGAACTTCCCTGTCGCCATTCCCATCTGGAAAATCGCGCCGGCGTTAATCTGTGGAAACACCATCATCTGGAAGCCTGCAGAAATCGCTTCTCTATCCGCAACCTACGTCGCTAAAATCTTTGCACAAGCCGGTTTACCGGACGGTGTGTTAAATCTGGTCATCGGTGAAGGCCATACGGTGGGCAATACGCTTGTTGAACAGGTGGACGTCGATGTGATTAGCTTCACCGGATCGACAAAAACCGGAATGCACGTAGCATCCATCGCCGCACAGCGAAATATCAAGTATCAGACCGAAATGGGTGGCAAAAACGCTGCGGTCGTCCTTGCCGATGCAGACTTGAAACTGGCCACGTCTGCTATTTTGAGTGGCGCTTTCCGATCCGCCGGACAAAAATGCACTGCCACCAGCCGTGTCATCGTGGAGGAGTCCATCTACAACCCGTTGATTGACGAACTGCGCCGCCAACTCGCCGACGTCTATACGGGTTCTGCGTTAGATCCGAAATCCTACCTTGGGCCTGTCGCCTCCAAAGCGCAGTACGAGAAAGTCCAATCGTTCATCAACCTAGCCCACACGGAGGCACAAATCGTCGCGGAAGGTGCTCTCCAGCTTGACCCGAGCAGTGGCTATTATGTGGCACCATCCATTGTCGAAGGCGTTCCGACCAGTCACGCACTCGTCCAAGAAGAAATCTTCGGCCCGCTCATCACACTATTGAAAGCAACTGATTTCGAGGAAGCCGTATCCCTCTGCAACCAGACAGTCTATGGCTTGAGCGCATCTGTCTTTACCAATGACATCCAAAAGGGATTCCGCTTCCTCGACGAAGCCGAGGCAGGCATGGTTCGGATTAACCTCGAATCTGCCGGTGTCGAATACCAGGCGCCATTCGGCGGCATGAAACGCTCGAGTTCGCATAGTCGTGAACAAGGACAGGCTGCATTAGACTTCTACAGCCAATTGAAAACCTGTGCCGTTTATTACGGATAA
- a CDS encoding XdhC family protein: MREILECLLEARDLGESVVIATIVNVEGSAYRREGTKMVFRSSGLTSGTLSAGCLEEDLMCRAAELLQANRAAILTYDLSVEDDLSWGRGPGCNGVLTVLVEPVHWFDKGCSGSYWRTVLDEMNAGTPISTIRKIDMSSNRILDHAIFGQNHFAVRSFQQSEPFAKTKLQLFSDVWRSASVQVGSQLYFLDYLEPKEQVTIFGAGPDVEPVVALLTKVHFDVTVVDHRPARLSPARFPDAKRRICARPENANSISLPDASYALIMTHSFQDDVLWLGHLLRFDLRYLGVLGPQRRTQKLFDRLGIDNAAQRARVHSPMGVGIGAEGPEEIAVSVVAQLIAQRHANDRQRLMYTACSSTVL, encoded by the coding sequence ATGCGTGAGATACTTGAATGCTTGCTGGAAGCGCGGGATCTGGGTGAATCGGTTGTGATTGCAACCATTGTCAACGTAGAGGGCTCCGCCTACCGGCGCGAAGGCACGAAAATGGTCTTTCGCTCTTCTGGGCTGACGAGTGGCACGCTCAGCGCGGGGTGCTTGGAGGAAGACCTAATGTGTCGCGCAGCCGAACTTCTGCAAGCGAATCGCGCGGCTATTCTCACTTATGATTTGTCTGTTGAGGATGATCTTTCTTGGGGCCGGGGGCCGGGATGCAATGGCGTCTTGACGGTTTTAGTCGAACCGGTACATTGGTTTGACAAAGGTTGTTCGGGTAGCTATTGGCGCACTGTGCTCGATGAGATGAACGCCGGTACGCCCATATCGACTATCCGCAAAATCGACATGTCATCCAATCGCATCTTAGATCACGCGATTTTCGGACAAAATCATTTCGCCGTTCGCTCGTTTCAACAATCCGAGCCCTTTGCAAAGACAAAGCTGCAGTTGTTTTCAGATGTTTGGCGGAGCGCGTCGGTCCAAGTCGGATCACAGCTTTATTTTCTTGATTATCTTGAACCGAAGGAACAAGTGACGATCTTTGGCGCGGGGCCTGATGTCGAACCGGTTGTCGCACTTTTGACGAAAGTGCATTTTGACGTGACGGTGGTCGATCACCGACCGGCCAGACTCTCACCAGCGCGGTTTCCAGATGCGAAACGACGAATCTGCGCACGGCCAGAGAACGCAAATTCTATTTCTCTTCCAGACGCCAGCTATGCACTGATTATGACACACAGCTTTCAGGATGATGTTTTATGGTTAGGGCATCTGCTTCGGTTTGATTTAAGGTATCTCGGTGTTTTAGGGCCACAGAGACGGACGCAGAAGTTGTTTGACAGGTTGGGGATAGATAACGCGGCGCAACGTGCCCGTGTTCATTCGCCGATGGGTGTGGGCATTGGCGCGGAGGGACCTGAGGAGATTGCGGTCAGCGTAGTCGCACAACTGATTGCACAACGCCACGCAAACGACCGGCAACGGTTGATGTACACTGCCTGCTCATCAACGGTCCTTTGA
- a CDS encoding MFS transporter yields the protein MNNQAITTKKNRLALYIGLGGGVALEWYDWSIYGLMATFFGAHFFPSNNNVTSTLDALAVFALGFVVRPISGAIFGPVADRIGHKKVLLWSIGAMALSSLAMGIMPSYSEIGTSAAILLTLARLVQGVSTGIENPAASAAQLEMGRPGRRGFFAGIITGSFNQIGTLLAAVVAFLASMVFGKTIMADWGWRVPFIIGGVSAIIVLLARLSLPETGASVSSNKKLESTAKVWSKIWDHRLGVLAIIFVTGGTMIANYLFLTGLPNLANTVFKENSTSVFGLTSAFYVIMVVAGPIAGYWADRFGTSKVYLILRILLVPAYFVVLLYSQPGLGRLAVVMLGGGLVVAFNQTLFLYINATLMPQEIRTTGIAIGYGIATAVFGGTASYLFIDAQQVGKMWLFLTYSAVVCALSVVIYVWARHRGAVSEEEHVVQPLEQGATI from the coding sequence GTGAATAATCAAGCGATAACAACCAAGAAGAACAGGTTGGCTCTCTATATTGGTCTAGGCGGCGGTGTCGCCCTGGAATGGTACGACTGGAGTATTTACGGTCTAATGGCTACGTTTTTCGGAGCGCACTTCTTTCCTTCTAACAACAATGTCACTTCGACGCTGGACGCATTGGCGGTGTTTGCACTTGGTTTCGTGGTGAGGCCCATTTCGGGGGCGATTTTTGGTCCTGTTGCCGATAGGATTGGGCATAAGAAGGTTCTTTTGTGGTCCATTGGCGCGATGGCGTTGAGTTCGTTGGCGATGGGGATTATGCCTTCGTATAGTGAAATCGGCACATCTGCAGCCATTTTGCTGACTCTGGCACGATTGGTTCAGGGCGTCTCAACGGGCATCGAAAACCCTGCGGCCAGTGCTGCGCAGTTGGAGATGGGGCGCCCGGGGCGCAGAGGGTTCTTTGCGGGTATCATCACTGGATCGTTCAATCAAATTGGCACGTTGTTGGCAGCAGTCGTCGCTTTTCTAGCGAGTATGGTATTTGGGAAGACGATTATGGCAGATTGGGGTTGGCGCGTACCCTTTATTATTGGTGGCGTAAGCGCAATCATCGTGCTGCTTGCGAGGTTGTCTCTGCCGGAGACCGGAGCAAGTGTGTCTTCCAATAAAAAGTTGGAGTCCACAGCGAAGGTGTGGAGCAAAATTTGGGATCACCGACTCGGCGTACTTGCCATCATATTCGTAACCGGTGGCACGATGATTGCGAACTACCTATTTCTCACGGGATTACCTAATCTTGCGAACACGGTTTTTAAAGAGAATTCGACAAGCGTGTTCGGTCTGACCTCGGCGTTTTACGTCATTATGGTGGTGGCGGGGCCGATTGCTGGGTATTGGGCCGACAGGTTTGGAACTTCCAAAGTCTATCTGATTCTTCGCATCCTACTCGTGCCCGCGTATTTCGTCGTTCTCCTCTATTCACAGCCAGGCCTTGGCAGGCTTGCTGTCGTCATGCTCGGTGGAGGGTTAGTTGTAGCCTTTAATCAGACGTTGTTCCTCTATATCAATGCGACACTGATGCCGCAGGAAATTCGTACAACAGGCATTGCGATTGGGTATGGTATCGCGACAGCCGTTTTCGGCGGGACTGCTTCGTACCTGTTCATTGATGCGCAACAAGTCGGCAAGATGTGGCTGTTCCTGACCTATAGTGCAGTGGTTTGTGCCCTGAGTGTGGTGATTTACGTATGGGCTCGTCATCGCGGGGCTGTTTCAGAGGAGGAGCACGTCGTGCAACCGCTGGAGCAGGGGGCTACGATTTAA
- a CDS encoding ribonuclease activity regulator RraA translates to MKLSAEAFDKLQKVSTASLTSELLKLGFRNTFMRGVHPVRSASRLVGYAFTLRYIPARDDLDLEVEYDNWKNPQRVAVETIGPDEVLVIDARGDVSAASFGHILCTRLQYKGVAGLVTDGALRDTPSIRELDFPTYARGAHATTSSVVHHPVDFQVPIGCGGVMVQPGDVIVGDSEGIVVIPIHVAEEVAHKTYERDALETWLQHKVAQGASIRGTYPPDESTLIEYQQWRKSQEQVKTP, encoded by the coding sequence ATGAAATTATCAGCAGAGGCATTTGACAAGCTGCAAAAAGTATCGACAGCGAGCTTAACCTCAGAGTTACTAAAGTTGGGGTTTCGAAACACGTTCATGCGAGGTGTCCATCCAGTCCGTTCGGCATCTCGTCTCGTTGGGTACGCCTTCACACTTCGATATATCCCAGCCCGAGACGACTTAGACCTGGAAGTAGAGTATGACAATTGGAAGAACCCACAGCGCGTTGCAGTCGAAACCATTGGTCCAGACGAAGTCCTCGTCATCGATGCAAGGGGCGATGTCAGTGCAGCGTCATTTGGCCATATTCTCTGCACCAGACTGCAGTACAAAGGCGTGGCGGGCTTGGTCACAGATGGGGCACTCCGCGACACGCCATCGATTCGCGAGTTGGATTTCCCCACCTATGCTCGGGGCGCACATGCAACCACCAGTTCAGTGGTGCACCATCCCGTCGACTTCCAGGTCCCGATAGGATGTGGCGGCGTCATGGTACAGCCAGGCGATGTCATCGTTGGCGATTCGGAAGGTATCGTCGTGATTCCGATTCATGTCGCAGAAGAAGTCGCCCACAAGACGTATGAGCGAGATGCGCTGGAGACCTGGCTGCAGCACAAGGTAGCCCAGGGGGCCAGCATTCGTGGGACGTATCCACCAGATGAGTCCACACTCATTGAATATCAACAATGGCGCAAGTCGCAGGAACAAGTAAAAACACCATGA
- a CDS encoding GntR family transcriptional regulator, which translates to MDGRQAETAASVNIGLKGLTTKKVKSLRDTAVDTIREAIISGELAPGVHLKERELSAIMGISTTPIKEALRVLEQIGFVTTIPRKGTFVSDIVNTLSEFFMIRANLEGLAARFAAEKVSDLQIETLRGIINRMKTLVDSGDTEQLEPLNTRFHGTIHQFSENPMLTQILGNITSVDRSFRRRALQYEGEVELGFYEHRGICEAICSRNGELAELRMREHIFRTTGKVLKNLNANHHR; encoded by the coding sequence ATGGACGGTCGTCAGGCCGAAACCGCAGCCTCCGTCAACATTGGATTAAAAGGGTTGACGACGAAGAAAGTGAAATCCCTTCGCGATACTGCAGTAGATACAATTCGAGAGGCTATCATCAGTGGCGAACTAGCCCCCGGAGTACATTTGAAGGAGCGTGAGCTGTCCGCCATCATGGGCATCAGCACAACACCCATCAAAGAGGCGCTTCGGGTTCTCGAGCAAATCGGATTTGTCACCACGATTCCGCGAAAAGGGACATTTGTGTCGGACATCGTCAATACATTATCGGAATTTTTCATGATACGCGCCAACCTTGAGGGCCTTGCAGCTCGCTTTGCAGCAGAAAAGGTGTCAGACCTGCAAATTGAGACACTGCGTGGAATTATCAATCGCATGAAGACCTTAGTAGATAGCGGTGACACCGAGCAACTGGAACCCCTGAACACCCGTTTTCATGGAACCATTCATCAGTTTTCCGAAAACCCAATGCTCACTCAGATTTTAGGGAATATCACCTCGGTTGACAGGTCTTTTCGTAGACGAGCGCTGCAATACGAGGGAGAAGTAGAACTTGGCTTTTATGAACATCGCGGCATTTGTGAAGCGATTTGTAGCCGAAATGGGGAACTCGCCGAACTGCGTATGCGAGAGCACATCTTTAGAACTACCGGCAAAGTACTCAAAAACCTGAACGCAAATCATCATCGGTGA
- a CDS encoding LysR family transcriptional regulator, protein MEIHQLEYFLAVSTCMSFSTASMEINVSQSTLSHQIRKLEDELGVKLFIREPRSVRLSPAGEEFLEHTRKILAAIKTSQEAMQQYTNYIKGHLSIGAIPTIAYLGFNRIITKFIQSYPGISVEIHEANTDDLLQWMYEKRVNVSFITSPFVDQYGVTFHPLVEDTVVALVPASHRLANSDRAIDIHDLYREKFLMIKSSSGFRSRLIEACNDAGFQPDIILESSHVEILRGFVEEQMGVALMGLRIAQSISSPLTSIVHLKQNIKRQNGLAVPRVKSIPLATRLFLDFIINGSAGA, encoded by the coding sequence GTGGAGATACATCAATTAGAATACTTTCTAGCAGTCAGTACCTGTATGAGTTTTTCAACCGCGTCTATGGAGATAAACGTTTCTCAATCAACACTATCGCACCAGATTCGAAAACTGGAGGATGAGCTCGGGGTAAAACTATTTATCCGAGAGCCGAGATCTGTCAGATTGAGCCCCGCAGGTGAGGAATTCCTGGAGCATACCCGAAAAATCCTCGCCGCAATCAAGACATCGCAAGAAGCCATGCAGCAATATACCAATTACATCAAGGGACATTTATCAATCGGTGCCATCCCCACAATTGCTTATCTGGGATTTAACAGAATTATTACAAAATTCATCCAGTCGTACCCAGGCATATCCGTGGAAATTCACGAGGCAAACACAGATGACTTACTTCAATGGATGTACGAAAAAAGAGTAAATGTGTCGTTTATCACTTCCCCGTTTGTCGACCAATACGGCGTTACATTTCACCCACTGGTTGAAGACACCGTCGTAGCGCTCGTCCCGGCTTCCCATCGACTTGCAAACAGCGACCGGGCGATTGATATTCATGATCTCTATCGGGAAAAATTCCTGATGATAAAGTCGAGTTCAGGATTTAGGTCAAGGTTAATTGAGGCATGCAACGATGCTGGATTCCAACCCGACATCATCCTTGAAAGCAGCCATGTGGAAATCCTTCGTGGATTTGTGGAGGAGCAAATGGGCGTAGCGCTCATGGGCCTGCGTATTGCGCAAAGCATCTCCAGTCCACTCACATCTATCGTTCATCTGAAGCAAAATATCAAACGTCAAAACGGACTTGCGGTCCCACGTGTGAAAAGTATCCCTTTAGCAACCAGACTCTTTTTAGATTTCATCATCAATGGCAGCGCGGGCGCATAG
- a CDS encoding FAD-binding protein produces the protein MQEFSADVVVVGAGAAGLMAARAASDAGASVILVDKSIVGRGGATILAQMTVAVALGDAEEDSPEIHAKDTIEGGRGLCAPEIVEAIVERGPEVILEVEKYGVHWAKTKDGKHSQVMAPGHSRKRCVYVDVLNTGGATSAGLRRATFRDSNIRRLKNVMITRLVKQDEEIIGAVGFSIESLEPVALTASQVIVATGGLTEVYERNSATANMTGDGFVLAAEAGAELRDMEMVQFFPIAHLYPPLVGLDPIMWDPFRYKLGGRLLNGENEEFMHRYHGEVAGKYTAARDQTTLAIFEEVKAGRGSKHGGAYLDFRMVPEEALYEAFGPVIGILNDNGIDLRKDMVEVAPMAHFMIGGILVDRTMQTSVPGLLACGEAIRGMHGANRLSGNAITEALVTGRIAGETAAKHRHARAQAGAKMVHRAAVDEWKRLDAFWSPSTVATQGMTVLSLRRDLQRVMWEYVGPLRTGEQLRKGLDEIRRIQSLCGGLSLQKEERFSLQRAEKVELWNMLQVSELIVRGAELRQETRGCHVRLDYNATLDEAKSTQFTFDDAANYTVQWSAQEGVSNHA, from the coding sequence ATGCAGGAATTCAGTGCAGATGTGGTTGTCGTGGGTGCAGGTGCAGCCGGGTTGATGGCGGCTCGTGCCGCAAGTGATGCGGGTGCGTCGGTTATCTTGGTGGACAAAAGCATTGTCGGACGGGGTGGTGCAACCATTCTGGCCCAGATGACAGTCGCCGTGGCACTTGGGGACGCGGAGGAAGATAGCCCGGAGATTCATGCCAAAGATACGATTGAGGGCGGTCGCGGACTCTGCGCACCGGAGATTGTCGAGGCGATTGTCGAACGAGGGCCGGAAGTCATTTTAGAAGTGGAGAAATACGGTGTGCATTGGGCGAAAACCAAGGATGGGAAACATTCGCAAGTCATGGCACCTGGACATTCGCGCAAGCGGTGTGTGTACGTCGATGTACTCAATACAGGTGGTGCCACATCTGCGGGGTTACGTCGTGCGACCTTTCGGGATTCGAACATTCGTAGGCTAAAAAATGTAATGATTACTCGATTGGTCAAACAGGATGAGGAAATTATTGGCGCTGTGGGGTTCTCCATTGAGTCTCTCGAACCTGTCGCTTTGACTGCCTCGCAAGTGATTGTAGCAACGGGCGGGCTCACGGAAGTCTATGAGCGCAACAGCGCGACCGCGAACATGACGGGCGACGGGTTTGTGCTGGCTGCTGAAGCTGGCGCTGAATTGCGCGACATGGAAATGGTGCAATTCTTCCCGATTGCGCACCTCTACCCGCCTCTCGTGGGCTTAGACCCGATTATGTGGGATCCGTTCCGGTACAAATTGGGCGGCCGATTGCTCAACGGAGAAAATGAGGAATTTATGCACCGGTATCACGGCGAGGTCGCCGGGAAGTACACGGCGGCCAGAGATCAAACGACTTTGGCAATTTTTGAAGAAGTGAAGGCTGGGCGCGGATCTAAGCACGGCGGCGCCTATCTCGACTTTCGAATGGTGCCGGAGGAAGCCCTTTACGAAGCATTTGGCCCCGTCATCGGGATTTTGAATGACAACGGGATCGATTTGCGCAAGGACATGGTAGAAGTGGCACCGATGGCACACTTCATGATAGGTGGAATTCTCGTCGATAGGACGATGCAAACTTCTGTGCCAGGCCTTTTGGCATGCGGAGAAGCGATTCGCGGTATGCATGGCGCGAACCGCTTATCTGGCAATGCTATCACGGAAGCGTTGGTGACTGGACGTATTGCGGGCGAAACGGCTGCCAAACACCGGCATGCGCGGGCACAGGCGGGCGCCAAGATGGTTCATCGCGCGGCGGTGGATGAATGGAAGCGTCTCGACGCTTTCTGGTCGCCATCGACCGTTGCAACACAGGGGATGACTGTATTGTCGTTAAGGCGGGATTTACAGCGCGTGATGTGGGAATATGTGGGCCCCTTGCGCACGGGTGAGCAGTTGCGCAAAGGGTTGGATGAGATTCGCCGGATTCAGTCTCTGTGCGGGGGTTTATCCTTGCAGAAGGAAGAACGGTTTTCTCTGCAACGGGCGGAAAAGGTGGAGTTGTGGAACATGCTACAAGTCAGCGAGCTCATCGTTCGGGGCGCGGAACTACGTCAGGAGACCAGGGGATGCCATGTTCGCTTGGACTACAACGCCACATTGGACGAAGCGAAGAGCACTCAATTTACGTTCGATGACGCAGCAAATTACACGGTGCAATGGAGTGCGCAGGAGGGGGTCAGTAACCATGCCTGA
- a CDS encoding nucleotidyltransferase family protein, giving the protein MSRFANGLNICVVVLAAGLSRRMGYPKQLLLSSNGMPLVRCVAETALASVADTVFVVVPPKGSGVEAALEGLPVRTLENPLAHEGLSTSLHVAVREMVRVNADAIVILLGDQPGISLDSIDGVIDAFVRHGKRFVQVKYRDGYGHPVLFSRALFPELMNCKGDEGGRQVVARHREERFAVPMETVSPPDIDTPEDYQRFLNACSRA; this is encoded by the coding sequence ATGTCCAGATTTGCGAATGGCCTCAATATCTGTGTGGTTGTGCTGGCCGCAGGGCTGTCCAGGCGAATGGGGTATCCTAAACAGTTGCTTTTGTCATCTAATGGGATGCCCTTGGTTCGCTGTGTTGCGGAAACGGCGCTGGCGAGTGTTGCCGATACTGTGTTTGTCGTTGTTCCACCGAAAGGCAGCGGTGTAGAGGCCGCCTTGGAAGGGTTGCCCGTACGCACGTTGGAGAACCCGCTAGCTCATGAGGGCTTGAGTACATCTTTGCACGTTGCCGTGCGGGAGATGGTGAGGGTGAACGCAGATGCAATCGTCATTCTCTTGGGGGATCAACCTGGGATAAGTCTGGATTCCATTGACGGGGTGATTGATGCATTCGTCCGTCATGGCAAACGGTTCGTACAGGTGAAATACCGCGATGGTTATGGCCATCCCGTGCTGTTTTCGCGTGCGCTGTTTCCTGAGTTGATGAATTGCAAAGGCGACGAAGGTGGGCGACAGGTGGTTGCGCGTCATCGTGAGGAGCGATTTGCAGTTCCAATGGAGACGGTGTCACCCCCAGATATTGATACACCAGAGGATTATCAGAGGTTTTTGAACGCATGTTCGCGTGCGTAA
- a CDS encoding 2Fe-2S iron-sulfur cluster-binding protein: MPEITMYIVQGSPDSGQVEREYQVPYRDGMSLLDALLWIRENRDPTLSVRYSCRSANACKECSASIDGKVGYLCNTKAHEGAEVHVRPIPGRQWIKDLVTELD, encoded by the coding sequence ATGCCTGAGATCACGATGTATATTGTTCAGGGATCACCCGATAGTGGTCAGGTGGAGCGGGAATATCAGGTTCCTTATCGGGACGGAATGAGCTTGTTGGACGCTTTGCTGTGGATTCGAGAAAATCGTGATCCGACATTATCCGTCCGGTACTCGTGTCGAAGTGCGAATGCATGCAAGGAATGTTCCGCTAGCATCGACGGTAAAGTGGGTTATCTTTGCAATACGAAGGCACACGAAGGCGCTGAAGTGCACGTTCGGCCGATTCCTGGACGGCAATGGATTAAGGACCTCGTGACCGAGTTGGACTAA